Genomic window (Euleptes europaea isolate rEulEur1 chromosome 8, rEulEur1.hap1, whole genome shotgun sequence):
AGTTTTTCCCACACCTTTTTCGCCCATCACGAAACATTACAACCTTACAGCATGCAACTTCGCAAGCTCAACTGCGACCCAAAAGTCCATAGATTTAGAGATCTATGTCCTGTTtcgagcaaataaataaaaattttaagAATTACGAAACAGGGTCTCCCCAACATGCGGATATGATTTGATTTCAAGAATGGGGTTGagcaggagagggaaagagattcCTCGCAGGAACACTTTGGGGGGGTTAAAACGCGCCTCCTGACCCAGCTCATAAACATTTATCTGCCACcaggtcaaatgactgtaaataaactgaactgatcTGATCTGCCACCAGGAAATGGTCCTGGCAGCAGAGAGCAGGTGCTAGCCCTGAGCTAAAAGCTGTGACCGCATCCTGTTATTTCACAGAGCTGAGAAAGGGCTTCTTAATAAAAGATTCAGTGTACGAGTTCTAACTTTACTGTGTCTCTCTGCATGCTCTGCTTCATTAGCCTTCCTGTGAATggttctgaaaagaaaaaaatatatataagcagTGTCTCCAACATCAGTACATACCTGGATAGTTTGTCTGTTATATACTTTCACAACGTGGAAGCTGAAACTATAAATTCCTTTTCTCGGTGCTACAAATATACTGGAAGCCAGGTCAAAATGGTTGCCAATATTAACTAAtacctgaagggggaaaaaagagagggggggaaaaggaggaagcAGGTCATGCCTTAGTTCCATGCTAGTGGGAGAGCAGCGGGGAGGCGAGAGAATTCTACAGCACCCCTCAAAGCAAGGTAACACCAATGGCATTTGCTGTACAATTAAAATAGACTGTAGGGGGAAAGAGTCCATTTCCAAGGTGCTTTAAAAGGGATCGCTTCAGACAGCTGATTGATTTACACAGTGGTGCACCCAAACCTCTTGGGAAGAATGAAAGGAACATGGTGGCAGCCTGTGTCTTCACAGTGTAGGAGAAAACATAACATATCCTTCCTGagacaagacacacacacacacaaaagaaggaAGAACCCATTAAATAAGTCAGCTcaggattttttttgttgttttgcctTACATTTTCCTGTGACAGTATTGAAATTAATTGTGTCCCTTGGGGGCTCGCAATTTAATGGGAAACAAAATCCAACTCTGTCATGCCTCGTGCGATGGAGTAACAGGAAAGGGAGGTGTTAAAATTAGAAATAAGTTACTTCTCTgggtaatttttttcccctttgcaattTCCTCCCCACTCCCATGCATAGGGACTAATTCAGTTAGGCTCAAACCAGTAAATGGGACGACCCCCATGCATAGGGACTAATTCAGTTAGGCTCAAACCAGTAAATGGGACGGATGCATTTGAACCCACAGAGACAGCAGAGTGGTAAAAAGTGAGCGCAATCTGCCAATTAGAATAATGGGAGATGATCTCTCAAGCCAAGTTATTAATGTTTCAAAAGCATCTTGCTGaggaacagaaaagaggaatggaTCCACGAGGCAcaggcttgccccccccccgcctaaagCACTAAAGGAATGTGAGTCGGAGCCTAGAAACCATCCCACGTTTGGggtccttcctctccctttcAGAACTTGATCAAAAAATTTGCAGCTCATCTCAGATAGCTGGTTACGAGGGTTGCTCGGGGTTTGTAAGCTCTGTAAAGCGGACGTAGCCTCCTGCTGGCTCCATCTGAAACAAAGGATTGTCAAGATCGGATCCAAGGCTCACTGGTGCAGGACAACACGCTTCAACAAACCAGAAGAGCCCCTACGATTCTTgacctgggtttttgtttttttgcctgcTAGGTAGCTCCCGATTCAGAACTTTTTACAAGAGCCTCAATGAACCCAAAAGTGTTAATTTGCATGTACACAAAAATGAGTGGAAACAGTGTTCAGAAGTCAGTGGGAAACGTTGGCTATCTTTTGCATggcccagattcaaatctttTGAGGATATTAACGGAGAAGGAAGGCACACGTCTGCCACTACCTGTCATTTAACTGAAAACTGTGATTAAAAGCTCCATACACATCAAAAAATAAATATGAAGAGTAAAATGTTTGTTTACCATAAAGATTGATGAAGTCACATAAACCTTATTAACAAAATTGTAATGTATGTATGAAGGACTGTAAGTTTACTATTACAGCTCTCTGTGTTGACAGGGACGAGACAGTGGAAAAATTCTTTACAAGCCAAAGAAAGTGTATACCTACAAATGTCAAAATAGGTTTTCTGGTCATTTGTAATAAATGGAAAAGCAAACAGATAAAAAAGTTGGGAGCAGAGAACCAATCGATTAGTGATGTCAAAATTGCAGACAGGAGATAATCCACGTTGAGTCATTCTGGATGGATTTCCATTCATTTTTGTGTAGACACAAATAAACATTTTGCCATATATCTTGTTGCCACCAACCAGCATCTTTAGTACAAATGCTATATtttaaggattaaaaaaaaatcaattctgtTTCTCCTTTCTTCTTGTATTTCAGCAATAAGATTGGCCATCGTACGTGAATGCAGGTTTCCTCCaatgagaaaagaagaaaaactgaAGCATGCAGTGACTTTGGCTGTCCCCCATGCTGCGCTACACCCAAATATTGCGGCTTCCTCTCCACCAACCTTTCCGTCTTTACCTGGCTTTTAAGGAAAGGCAGCAAATCCCAGAACCTCAACACTGAAGAAACCAGATGTTGGAATGCTAGCGACAGAGAAGGCCACACACTCTGGCACTGTACCTGAGGAGTCGCCTTCTTTTCTCCTCAAGATGCTTGGTGGCTGCAAGACCCTAGGCTAAGTGGACAGCACtaagtggacagggagagaaaCGAGGAGACACTTTTCTGGGCCCTGGAGCCCAGAATGAGCCTGGCCAGGAGGtgctatggctcaatggtagagcatctgcttggcatgcaaaaggtcccaggttcaacccccgacatctccagttaaaggggccaggcaagtaggtgatgtgaaagacctctgcctgagaccctagagagccactgctggtctgagcagacaatactgactttgatggaccaagggtctggttcagtataaggcaggttcatgtgtacaAGCCCATCATCATGGTCTACAGAATTTGATTCCCTCATGACTTATAATGTGGGGGATGAATGGGGTAGCGTGAAAAATGTTTGAGCCCTAAGGATACCCAAGCATAGAACCTTCTGTAGGCCACGGTCAAATCCAAAGGGTATCACAGGAACGGCTAGGATGCTGACTGTAAATTACTACAGTGAACCTAAAATTAGGAGTTAGAGAGAGAAGATGAACCAGGCAAGGAGGATTGaagattgggggaggggcagctatgaggggccctgacctggatggcccaggctagcctgatctcgtcagatctcagaagctaagcagggtcagctctggttagtatttggatgggagaccaccaaggaagaccagggttgctgtgcagaggaaggcactggcaaaccacctctgttagtctcttgccatgaaaatcccaaaaaggggtcgccataagtcgcctgcgacttgacggcacttcacacacacacagctatgaGGAAGAGGTTGAGGGAGGGTTAGTTGGGGCAGGGAGATAGAATAAAGATGGAGTTGGGACTCTGAGAGCAGCGTTACTGGGAGAAATGCCAGGACACGGtcttgggaaggagcagagggtcTGCACCtgagaggggtcactggggaacaGGGCTGTAAtcagaaaaaaaccagaaaaaggggtgtgtatggggggggaaggggcagaaTAGCGGTTGGGGTTTGCCATGCAAGCAGAGAATGGAAAGAGAATGCTAGTCATTGATGCTGGAAGGGAGGCAGAGAGGCGAAGAGAGGAGATGGCACCCGGAGAAAAAGGAAGGGCAATCAGTATGtcggaagcaggaaaagggtggTTGGTGCAGGGACGGCAAGAGTGGAGACTTTGCAAGGAACAGATAGCTGGTTATGTCGGGGGAGGGTgatgaaaaaaggaggggaggggctgtggctcagtggttgagcctctgattggcatgcagaaggtcccaggttcattccccagcatctccagttaaggggactaggaggataggtgatgttaaagacccattcctgagaccctggagatagggttgccaggttcctcttcactatcggccgtagattttgagggtggagcctgagaagggcggggtttagggaggagaggggcttcaacaccatagagtccaattgccaaagcagccattttctccaggcaaactgatcttctgccattacctggaggttgtcaagcctacctggagagccgctgccagtctgagtcaacaatactgactttgatggaccaagggtctgattcagcacaaggcagcttcatctgtccatggccatttttgcatggtcaattctgatgctcgctCTAAGCTTTTTTAACAAATGCGACTTTctaaatgccttttcatggtccccatgcaaaaggagaagttccacgccccccactcgcctgctcctttgttcctgattgcaCAGCCTTTGGCATATGCATAGCTactgcgcctctgttgttttgcattgttccttgagggggattcttcgcggcaaacaccaaaggttggattaaatgggctctttggtaatgcgaagcaggtaagcgctgacttcgcagtcacttctggaatgacggttcagcgtgcaaaataaaaaaaaacaatcgcagggcaattcagcctggaacgtgctgggAATTGTGCGTgcacgtgtgtgtaaagtgccgtcaagtcgcagccgacttatggcgacccctttttggggactaacagaggtggtttgccagtgccttcctctgcacagcagccctggtattccttggttgtctcccgtccaaatactaaccagggctgaccctgcttagtttccgagatctgatgagatcaggctagcctgggccaacttatggtgatccctttggggggttttcaaggcaagagactcacagaggtggtttgccagtgccttcctctgcacagcaaccctggtattccttggtggtgtcccatccaatactaaccagggctgaccctgcttagcttctgagatctgacgagatcaggctagcctgggccatccaggtcagggcccagatagttgtgtgtgtgtgtgtgtgtgtgtgtgtgtgtgtgtgtgtgtgtgtgtgtgtgtgtaaagtgtcgtagcagccgactaatggcgacccctttttggggttttcatggcaagagactaacagaggtggcttgccagtgccttcctctgcatagcaaccctggactttcttggtggtctcccatccaaatactaaccagggctgaccctgcttagcttctgcgatctgacgagatcaggctagcctgggccatccaggtcagggaagggaTGGTCACCCCCATGCAAAACTGGCCCACGAGGAGAGACGTCCGCTACCACTAGGGGGCGTAAGGAAAGCGCGTAGCCGGGGCCGGGCCCGGCGGCAGCGGAGGGGCGAGGGGGCGGGGCGGTGGGGCGAGGGGGCGAGGGGGCGGGGCGAGAGGGGGCGGGGCCGGCTGACCTGGTCGAAgtagatggtcatggtgcggttGCTCATCTCGGAGGGCTCGTGGTTGGTGCTGCGCGTGGCCGAGAAGGCCACCTTGGCGCTGCCGGAGCGGACGGAGATGCCGAGCGAGGAGGTGATGGCGCCGTCGGCGGAGGGGCTGGAGTCGCACACCACCAGGCACTTGCCCTCCAGCACGATGGGCTCCGTGTCGTTGAGCGCCGGCGGCGCCGCCCCCGGGCAGGCGGCGGGCAGCAGGCAGAGCAGCAGGGCCAGCGGCGCCGCCCGGCAGGGGGGCGAGCCCCCCGACGGCGCCCCCCAGCGGCCGCCCGCCGGCCGCCGCCCGGCCATCGCGCCGCCACCGGCCGCCGGCCGCGGAAGGGGCGGCCGCCTGCGCTCCCGGGCCGGCGCCCCGACGGCGGCGGGAGGCGAGCGGCGCGCCCGGCGGGGCGGGGGGTCGACCTcacaggcgggcgggcggcgcgCTGCAGCCTGCGGGGAGGAGAAGAAGGCGGCGTCAGCCCGGCGCGGACCTGCCGGGGCCCCCCtcggggcgggaggggggaagaCCCCGACGGGgcggctctctctcccccccccccagcgagaGGGCCATCCGGCAGAGAACCCCGTTGCCCCTCGGCCCCTACTGCGGAGTCGACTTGCGGTAGCTGGACGGCAGAGACCATCCGGCCGttgatgcccgggaggttttgcctggggttggccgctctgcagatgcccccttcccccccccccgtcggagTTCTCCAAACTCCAacataagcccccgtgcagagttttgggaatctgGATGGGCCAACTGTGCCTCCGCAGAGCGGCAAATGCgaggcaaaacttcccgtgcgATGTGGATAAATCTATACTATACAGATAATACTATCCTAATACGATGTGGATGTGCAATCCGACTAAGCACCCTCTCCCAGGCGATCCCGTACATTTTCAAGCAGGCTGCAACCCCGTGGGCTTTTAGCTGAGAGTCCACCCCCCCCAACCAAGTACAAGAGTACTTTTCTGAATAAAGGGGCGCAGGTTCGAACGgttcacccccacccacccccaagataAAGGAATAAAGacagtttatgcatgggaggttttgctttggattcgccgctctctagagtcacatttcccccctcccaattctcaaaactgcacggggggggggcttattgttgagtttggagaattgggaagggggaaaatgtgcgtctaaagaccggcaaatccaaggcaaatcctcccgtgcgtaaatggccagtgTGGGAGTACCGTCAACACCTCCCTTCGCATCCAGTTTTAGACCACAATACCTCGTTCTCCAagctcttttgggggggggggtgtcttttatACTTTTTGTCATTCTCGCCCGACGTTTTATCCTGCTGTTTAATGAGCTCAAGatctccccccctttcaaacaCGCGTCTCCTCTGGCTCTTTCGGCTAGTTGTAATTCAAACGCCCGGGACGCCCAAGCCAAGAGGCATCCCCCGCCGCGCCGGCTTTCTCTAGGCATCCCCGCGCGTTGCCGCCGAATTTCCGCCTGGATAACTCCGCTCCGATTTctattttaccccccccccccaaattaaaccTCACAGGCCATTTAAGCCTAGCTCGGCTGCTTCCCCGCCCAGCTGAAACAAATCCGGTCCATAAGCGCAGGGGGGTCCTTTGGTTTTGCCTCGGATGCgcctctctctcaatgcacatttccccccttccaatcCTCAGGACTCCCAAATAAATCCCCctgcggagttttgagaattcgggggggggggggaagaggtgcATTTCGAGAGGGGCAAAcgcaaggcaaaaaaaaacaaaaccccgtgcataaatggccgcaGGGAGAGCACCCTTTGCAAAAGCTGCCGAATCATTTCTCCCGCCCCGCGAAGTTCGGTCCCCCTCTAAAGAAAGTTGGAGCCTGGGTGAAGCAGCCCCGAcgtggggtgaaaacgcacgggaggtttggccgctctctagatgcccgttttccccatctgaattctcagaactctgcatggggggcttattatTGAGTTGGGGGCTTGGCTGGGGGAAACGGGCattcagagagcggcaaatccaaggcgaaatcTCCCGTGCGTTCCCCCCCCCGTCTCCTCCCCAACCAAGAACGTACCCCCAGCCTGAGAGCCgtgccttccccttcccttcctggaggggggggggagatggagacCCGGGCATCCAGATGTTGGTATGCAtcaaattggagggggggaggggggtcgcTTACCCGGCAGGTCCATGGCAGCGGAGACTCCAGCTCGCTCAGGCGGCCGTCCGCGGAGTCGTCTCGCTTAGAGAGAATGAGCTGAGACGGGGCTGGCGGCCAGGAGAAGGGACGGGATGCGCCTCATCCTCTCCCGCCCATTGCCaatagctcccccccaccccctctccttcctccttcccccttcccaccctcTCCCAGACACATTCGCACCCGTCACTGCTTCTCACACCAGATAAACTCGAGcaagatctctccccccccccgtccaggagcgcgcgcgcgcgcacgcacCCACCTCCAGATCTGCTCtggacaactcccccccccatacgcAAGCACGCACCAGCCCCTTCCCAACACAGGCGTGCCTTCCTCTGGTCAATTTCTGgtcaattcctccccccccccccacacacacacccagtctttGGGAGCCAGCCTGTGGCTAAGAGccgtggagtccgatctggagcaacgggttcgattcccctctcctccacatgagcagtggaggctgatctggtgaccTGGGCGGGTTTCCCCGCttctagacatgaagccagcggggtgaccttgggccggtcacgctctctcggccccacctacctcccagggtctctgttgcagggagagggagggaaggggactgggagccggcttgattcttcctttagcgggagagaaagtcggcagatcgaaaccaactctgcttcttggATGCTTTTGCAACAAGGGCGACGTCGGAGACGGGCGGGACTGGCCCCGGCCACCGGCTTTCGAGTTCTTTCGAGAAGAGCCGCCCTGCTCTTttagttaaaaaataaaatttaaaaaagccgCACCCGCTCCGGGAAAAGGGAGAAGTACTTTGGCCGgtcaccccctcccccgcccctccgGCGAGACGTCAAGGTCGACGGCCGAAGGACGCCTGGAAGCCATCGGGGAGGACCAGAAGAGCCCCCGGGGCCGTCGGGACGGGCGGTCGCGGACCCCCCTCCCCGGGTTGCAGAAGTTGGAGAAACCGGTTCCCGGCGACGGGCAAGCTCCGGGGACGAGAAAGCGATCTTTTCTGCCCTCCCTCCGGGCACCGGGTTTGCTTGAGCGAGCGACCTCGTTGACTTGGGGTTTTGCGCCCTCtcccttcatctccccccccccttttaggataTGCAATTCAGCTGCTTGGGGGCTGAAGGGCGTCGGGCGGGAGAGGCGCCTCCAGCCGCCCCGGCAGCGCCGAATTCCAAAAGCGGGGGGAGAGCGCCACCTAGCGGCGAACGGCGCCTCGCTCTCTTCCGGGCGATGGGCATTGAGACCGCGACGGGAGCCCCGCGGAGGTGGGGGGATTGTTTGGGTTAGGAGTAGGCTGAccgtgggcaaaaacgcacggtcgctttagcctcctttattccctgtttggtcagccctggttagtggttggatgggaggccgccaaggaataccagggttgctgtgcagaggaaaagttgagggcagcaggaaaagaggaagacccaacaagagatggatggactcaataaaggaagccacagccctcaatttgcaagatctgagcaaggctgtcaaagataggacattttggaggactttcgttcatagggtcgccatgagtcggaagcgacttgacggcacttaacacacacacacgtgcagaggaaggcactggcaaaccacctctgttagtctcttgccatgaaccccccccccccaaaggggtggccataaatcggctgcgacttgacggcacttcacacacacacattccctgtttcagccgggattcagacaggatcgaacgcacattcagcgaaacgcatgcgttcgatcctggctggatcctggctgaaacagggaataaaggaggctaaagcgaccatgcgttttcgcccgatgTTTCCTTGAATCAAAAgcaggacattgggatggcaaaaacgggacaggggttatgtaatattctgtattTGTGACAAAGCGAGACGATACAAAAGTTTTATTGCATAAACATATTGAGGTTACCATTATTCTTCAGCaacagaacccatacaaaaatttAGGTAGACGTAGAGGACGCCTCTCCctgtccctcccttccttctcccctcctccttcacgCGCTTGGCTTGGGGAGGCGGAGCTAAGCTCCAAGTAGTGTGACCCCAATCGGAGCCCTTTTTccatgagaatttacccagccctGCCTGCATGCAGCGTAAGAAATGTCTGAACTGAACGAAACAAGCGTCGGGAGCGGAAAgaggtgcaaaacgggacaaaaatggacattttaattaaaaagaccgGACAgccaggaaatatgataaaaatgggACTGCCCTGTTCAAAACGGTCAGCCTAGTTAGGGGGAAAGAGCCTGGGTAGCGGGATTCCCGGTGAGAAGGGGCAGAGGGCGAACTTCCCCTTCAGTCCTTTTCTCCCTCTggcttttcttccctctccctacGGCGGAGGGAATCCTGCCTTCGCTGGTCCCTTATTGCTTTCCAAAGCCCAAACCCTGCCCCGTTATGATCGATGGTTGCAGTCAAAGTTAGCCTCAGTTATTCAAGGGCTGCAAATATCATTCTCGCAGCTCGCCTTGGGCAGCCGCTGCTGAGCTGAGTCGTTTGGGATCAAAACGAGACAAAGGAGAGCAAGCAGGAAGAACCCCTCTCGTTCGGTTTGCTGTATTGGAGTTTGCTTTCCCTGGATTAGTTTCCCTGTATTTTTGAGCATTAGGAAAACTATCCTGCAGTCCTTAGAGAAAAGTATGGAGAGAGAAAGACTCCTCAACAACCCCATTCATTTCCCTACTGTTCCTGAATCTGCATCCACTCAGTTATCAGGAGATAAGGATCTCATGCATTACGCCTCTTGTAGGGATGCCAGGAGTCCTAATTTACTCATCTTGTTCTAGAGTGCCTCTGACCACGTCCAAAGAGCAACACCGATCAGCACCGGCACATGGAAGACAGGAGGACTGGTTTCTAtggggcttttatttatttatttaaagtgatTGATTTGCGTTATTTAGTGTCGGACTACCTCACTAAGATTCAAGGTTGGTTCATGCAGCGAGTCAGTTCCAATAAACagcatgggacatccaataaacagagTTTATAACAGAgtttatgcatggtttggggagaatgggcagggagaagcttttctccatctctcataatactagaatgcggggtcatctgctgaagctggaaggtgagagattcaaaacagaaaaaaggaagtatttcttcacacaatataGTTAATTTgtagaactccttgccccaggatgtggtgatggctgccaacttggaaggctttaagaggggagtggacatgttcatggaggagaggggtattcatggctactagtaaaaatggatactagtcatgatgcatacctatcatctccaggatcagaggagcatgcctattatattaggtgttttggaacataggcaggacaatgctgctgcagtcgtcttgtttgggggctttctagaggcacctggttggccactgtgtgaacagactgctggacttgatgggccttggtctgatccagcagggcttttcttatgttcttatgttcagaggtTGGGATGGCAGAAAGGGAAAAACAAAGCTGAAACTGAgcttaagtattaacatgacatgttaaacaatgcagaaattacatagcagAATTATACTTACAGCAGCGCACCTTACATTCTATATGCAGTAGTGTAACACCGACCCTATACCTTTACCAAAACATTTTTCTGAAACAGTATAGTACAGAcctaattgtgtgtgtgcatgtgtaaagtgccgtcaagttgcagccgacttctggcaatcccttatgggtttttcaaggcaagaggctaacagaggcaagttgccattgccttcctctgcatagctaccctggaattccttggtggtctcccatctaaatactaaccagggctgatcctgcttagcttctgagttcttacaagattgggctataccatgatgccttccctcccacaggtctaattacctgtgtaaaaaagccctcctgaataattcagttttgcacagtctAAAGAAGGCCTTCACAGGACGTAtagtcttcacacaacgcatagctaaattgtggaattccctgccccaggatatggtgatggctgccaacttggaagactttaagagaggagtggatatgttcctggaggatagggctacacggctactagtcaaaatgaatactcttcatgacacatacctatgctctacaggatcagaggagcatgcccatcatattaggtgctgtggaaagcaggcaggatgctgctgcagtcgtcttgtttgtgggcttcccagaggcacctggttggccactgtgtgaagagactgctggtggacttgatgggcctgggtctgatgcagcgtggcttttcttatgttcttatatgttaaaGCCAGAAGGGTgggaggccattccataaggtgggggccacaacagagaaaggatGTGTTCaggcagctgttgattttgcccatctgCATCACACTCCTGCTCACACACACTGTGGTGAGAGGCTGCTTAGCCACCCACCCGCAGTCCAAGCAACTCTCACTGCTGTGGAGCAAAAGATCCTtcctccaaaacttcctcccTGAACAGCAGCTGGCTTTTGTTTGCTGGGACATGAGACAGAATTCATTATTCCATCCAGCTCCTTCCAGCTACCTTTTGAACTTCAcatgaagtgaacacatgaagctgccttacactgaatcagacccttgatccatcaaggtcagtattgtctactcggtccggcagcggctctccaggatctcaggagaccctgcttgcctagttcctttaactggtgatgccggagattgaacctgggacctttagcatgcaaagcaaagggtctaccactgagccatagtccctcccCTAACT
Coding sequences:
- the CBLN2 gene encoding cerebellin-2, whose translation is MAGRRPAGGRWGAPSGGSPPCRAAPLALLLCLLPAACPGAAPPALNDTEPIVLEGKCLVVCDSSPSADGAITSSLGISVRSGSAKVAFSATRSTNHEPSEMSNRTMTIYFDQVLVNIGNHFDLASSIFVAPRKGIYSFSFHVVKVYNRQTIQVSLMQNGYPVISAFAGDQDVTREAASNGVLLLMEREDKVHLKLERGNLMGGWKYSTFSGFLVFPL